The sequence CCGGCGATCGCGCGCGCCGGGCGCTACACCCTGGTGCGCGCACCGGCGACGCTGCTGCCGTATCGCCTGCCGGAAATCTCGGAGTGGCGACCGGTGGTGCCGAACCGCAGCATCGCCCAGGACTGGCGATCGCGCGGCAGCCTCGCGCTGGCCAAGCGTGCGGCGAATCCGGAGGTACAGCAGCGCGTCGATGAGGTCGACCGAGAGCGCTGGTTCGGCGTGCTTGAACATCTGGCGACCTACGACCGCTCCAGTCGCCATGCCGACATCGCCAACGCCCGCGAGTGGCTGCTCGGCAAGTTCGTTAGCCTCCGGCTGCAGACTTCCACACATGCGTTCACGATGTCGGGCACGGTGGTGCCGCAGGTCAATGTGATCGGCACCCTCACCGGCACCACGTGGCCCGATGAGTGGATCATCGTCGGCGCGCACTACGACTCGATCCAGTCGAATGCCGCGAGCGCTACCGCCGCACCCGGAGCCGAGGACAACGCTTCCGGCTGCGCCGCCGTGGTCGAGATGGCCGAGGTGTTCACGCGCTTTCCGCCGCAGCGCTCGATGCTGTTCACCTGTTTTTCCGGCGAGGAGCAGGGCCTGATCGGCAGCACGCGCTGGGTCGAGGACGCGCTGCTTCCCGGCGGTCACCTGCCAAAGATCAAGCTGGCGCTGATCATGGACATGATCGGCTACTCGACCGACAGCCAGCTCGACGTGTTGCTGGAGACCTCGTCGGCGTTGTCCTCGGTGTTCCCGCCATTCCAGAGCGCGGTCGCCGACTACGCCAGCGAGCTGGTGCCGCACACTTCGACCAATCCGTTCGGCTCCGACCACATGCCCTTCATCAACCGCAGCGTGCCCTCGCTGCTGGTGATCGAATACGACTACGACGACTACCCGGGCTACCACCGCACCAACGACCTTCCGGCCACCATCAGCCACGCGCTCGACATGGGCGGCGGCGTGCTGAAGATGAATGCGGCGGTGCTGACCGAGGCCGCGGGTTACAGCAGCAACGGCTTGTTCGGCAACAGCTTCGAGGACTGATCAGAACACCGGGGTTTCGTCGGCGAGCGCGTCTTTCGGGCCGCCGACGATGCGCAGCGTGTGCTGGTAGCCGCGGTCGATGGCGTGGAAGTAGCTCTGCCACTCGAGCAACCCGATGTCGGCCAGCGGCGGCTGGATCAATAGCGTCGACTGCGCGCGCGCACTCGCGGTCTGCGCGCCGGAGTTGATCATGCCGGCGCGCAAGAGGATCTCGCGCAGGCGCGGGCGCTTGTAGCCGGCACGATCTTCCATCCACAGTTTCCAGGCCGGTGGCAGCTGGTACTCGTCGTCGCCGGCAGCGAGCGCGTGGTCGCCGCCGATGTCGACCGCGATCACTTCACCGCGATGGGTGAGTCGCATCAGATCGACCGGCAGGTTGTTGACCACGCCGCCATCGACGAACACCTGGCCGGCGCGGAACACCGGCGGCAGCAGACCCGGGATCGCCACCGAAGCGCGCACCGCCTGCC comes from Lysobacterales bacterium and encodes:
- a CDS encoding M28 family peptidase; its protein translation is MLSALTLGLQMGLTTALPMPAAIVALDATPQFELDAYTTQIEARGGWWLELDDRLLVAAPATVLPELIAGRRVLDELGWIQPDELALQARGCTIHPSAPLPAIARAGRYTLVRAPATLLPYRLPEISEWRPVVPNRSIAQDWRSRGSLALAKRAANPEVQQRVDEVDRERWFGVLEHLATYDRSSRHADIANAREWLLGKFVSLRLQTSTHAFTMSGTVVPQVNVIGTLTGTTWPDEWIIVGAHYDSIQSNAASATAAPGAEDNASGCAAVVEMAEVFTRFPPQRSMLFTCFSGEEQGLIGSTRWVEDALLPGGHLPKIKLALIMDMIGYSTDSQLDVLLETSSALSSVFPPFQSAVADYASELVPHTSTNPFGSDHMPFINRSVPSLLVIEYDYDDYPGYHRTNDLPATISHALDMGGGVLKMNAAVLTEAAGYSSNGLFGNSFED